Genomic DNA from Thermopolyspora flexuosa:
ATAGGGTACTTACAGTACCTTAACTTCGCAGAGGTCGCTGAGTAAGCCGGGTGTGAACAAGGTACGCTCAGTTCCTGTTTGGGGAGGGAAAGTGGCCGGTGAACCCGACGGCGGCCGGGCGTCCGCCGCGACCAGGCGGCGCGGAACCGTACTCGAGCAGGCGATCCTCGACGCCGCGGCCGAGGAGCTGAAGGAGTCCGGGTACTCGGGGCTGACCATGGACCGGGTCGCCCGGCGCGCCGGCACCAACAAGAACGCGATCTACCGCCGCTGGCCGAGCCGGGCCGCGCTCGCCGTCGCCGCGTACGGCCGGATGACCGTCACCGAGGCGCGCGTGCCCGACACCGGCGAGCTGCGCGGCGACGCGCTGGAGCTACTCCGCGCCGCCAACCGCCACCTGTCCTCGCCCCTCGGCCGGATCCTGCTCGACCTGCTGGCGAGCGCCCGGGACGACCCGGACCTCCTCGCCGAGATCCAGGCCCGGACCGGCGGGGACGGCCTGACCGGCATGTGGCTGACCGTGCTCGGCCGTGCCGTGGCCCGCGGCGAGGCGGCCCCCGAGGCCCTGCACCCCCGCGTCGCCACGGTGCCGATCGCGCTGCTGCGCAACGAGTTGCTCACCCGCGGCGTCACCGGCGTGCCCGACGAGGTCCTGGTCGAGATCATCGACGAGGTCTACCTGCCGCTCGTCCGCGGCCGCGGACCCCGCTGACCGGCGGGCCGTACCTCACGATCCCCCGGTACGGCAGGGCGTTGAGCGGCGGTATCCCGGGTAGACCTCCGGGTACCGCGCGGGCGGGCACCGGGCAATCGCCATGCAATGACGCAAACCGGTCAATATCGGAACGTCGGTGGTGGAGTAAGCCGGGTTTGCCCTAGCCTGAGTGGCGAGGGGAGTACTTCCCAAGCGTCGACCCGGTCAGTACGAACCGTGGAGTTCTCGGGCGGCCGCCTGCGATCGCAGGTGAAGGAGACCTCGAACCGCGTAACAGCGTTCGAGGAGGTTGCATGCCCCTGATCACCGGACCGGTGACGGCGGCCCCACTGGAGACCATCGCCTCGCCCCTGCTCTGGGCGATCTCCGTCGCCGGTCTGCTGGTGCTGCTGGCTCTCGACTTCGCCATCACCCGCCGTCCGCACGAGGTCCGGATGCGTGAGGCGGTCGGATGGACCATCTTCTACCTCGCGCTTCCCCTGCTCTTCGGCGTGTACGTGTGGCTGGACCACGGCACGCAGCCGGCCGTGGAGTTCCTCACCGGCTACGTGGTGGAGAAGTCGCTCTCGGTCGACAACCTCTTCGTCTTCATGCTGCTGCTGTCGGCGTTCGCCGTTCCCCGCGAGCTCGCCCAGCGGGTGCTGCTGTACGGCATCGTCGGCGCGCTCGTGCTACGCGCGATCTTCATCGCCCTCGGGGCGGCCGCGCTCGCCAGCGGCACCTGGGCGTTCCTGCTGTTCGGCGGCATCCTCCTGGTCACCGCGGTCAAGATCCTGCGGGACGCGATCCGCGGCCAGGAGCACGAGGTCGACATCTCCCACATGCGCACGATCCGGCTGGCCCGCCGGTTCATGCCGGTCACCGACGGCTACCGCGGCACCCACATGATCGTCCGCGAGGGCGGGCGGCGCGCCCTCACCCCGCTCGCGCTCGCCATCGTGGCCGTGTTCGCCACCGACATCGTGTTCGCGGTCGACTCGGTCC
This window encodes:
- a CDS encoding TetR/AcrR family transcriptional regulator codes for the protein MAGEPDGGRASAATRRRGTVLEQAILDAAAEELKESGYSGLTMDRVARRAGTNKNAIYRRWPSRAALAVAAYGRMTVTEARVPDTGELRGDALELLRAANRHLSSPLGRILLDLLASARDDPDLLAEIQARTGGDGLTGMWLTVLGRAVARGEAAPEALHPRVATVPIALLRNELLTRGVTGVPDEVLVEIIDEVYLPLVRGRGPR
- a CDS encoding TerC/Alx family metal homeostasis membrane protein — protein: MPLITGPVTAAPLETIASPLLWAISVAGLLVLLALDFAITRRPHEVRMREAVGWTIFYLALPLLFGVYVWLDHGTQPAVEFLTGYVVEKSLSVDNLFVFMLLLSAFAVPRELAQRVLLYGIVGALVLRAIFIALGAAALASGTWAFLLFGGILLVTAVKILRDAIRGQEHEVDISHMRTIRLARRFMPVTDGYRGTHMIVREGGRRALTPLALAIVAVFATDIVFAVDSVPAVYGVTSDPFLVFATNAFALLGLRALYFVLAHALEKLRHLNHGLGIILAFIGVKLVLHWAHTVWPAVPEVPTLASLGVIVVVLLTVTLTSVRANRRDERLAAQAEPPGKD